In Castanea sativa cultivar Marrone di Chiusa Pesio chromosome 6, ASM4071231v1, a single window of DNA contains:
- the LOC142641168 gene encoding putative pentatricopeptide repeat-containing protein At1g03510 — translation MASYTSNYLRLLSFTKLLSSHVNQGRHDQALSLFHHIQASLALALDPHVFSLVLKSCAAIHRPQLGTAIHAHSAKSSFLSNPFVASALVDMYGKCVSILPARNLFDEIPQRNVVVWNAMISLYTHSNHVPDALKLFQVMDIAPSVSTYNSIIAGLAELDDGSFKAIALYRKMREMGLIPNVITLLALLPACIGVAALNLIKEIHSYAIRNYIDSHPQLSSGLVEAYGRCGCLVNAHSVFWGMKERDVVAWSSIISAYALHGKARTALEMFQQMELAKVQPDGITFLGVLKACSHAGLADEAMDYFARMHTDYGVEASSDHYSCLVDVLSRAGRLFEAYQVIREMPVKVTAKAWGALLGACRTYGELELAEIAGKALSEIEPDNPANYVLLARIYSSQGRHEEAERMRSEMKEKGVKAAPGSSWIVYQD, via the coding sequence ATGGCTTCCTACACCTCCAACTACCTACGTCTCCTTTCCTTCACCAAGCTTTTGTCATCACACGTGAACCAAGGTCGTCATGACCAAGCCCTTTCTCTTTTCCACCACATACAAGCCTCACTTGCCCTTGCTCTCGACCCCCATGTCTTCTCTCTCGTCCTAAAGTCCTGCGCAGCCATTCACCGCCCACAACTTGGCACCGCTATCCATGCCCATAGCGCCAAATCATCCTTCCTCTCAAACCCATTTGTCGCATCTGCTCTTGTTGACATGTATGGTAAATGCGTCTCAATTTTGCCCGCACGCAACTTGTTTGATGAAATTCCTCAGAGAAATGTTGTGGTGTGGAATGCCATGATATCTCTTTATACACATTCTAATCATGTTCCTGATGCTTTGAAATTATTCCAAGTCATGGACATTGCGCCAAGTGTGTCAACTTATAATTCAATTATAGCGGGTTTGGCAGAGTTGGATGATGGGTCATTTAAGGCGATTGCTCTTTATCGGAAAATGAGGGAAATGGGGTTGATTCCAAATGTAATTACGCTTCTTGCTCTATTACCCGCTTGCATAGGTGTGGCGgctttgaatttaattaaggaaaTTCATAGTTATGCAATTAGAAATTACATTGATTCCCATCCTCAGTTGAGTAGTGGCCTAGTAGAGGCCTATGGGCGATGTGGGTGTCTTGTAAATGCACATAGTGTGTTCTGGGGTATGAAGGAAAGAGATGTGGTTGCATGGAGCAGCATAATATCAGCATATGCACTTCATGGGAAGGCAAGAACTGCACTGGAAATGTTTCAGCAAATGGAATTGGCAAAAGTGCAGCCTGATGGAATCACTTTCCTTGGGGTATTAAAAGCTTGTAGCCATGCAGGATTAGCTGACGAAGCAATGGATTACTTTGCTAGAATGCATACAGATTATGGCGTGGAAGCAAGTAGTGATCACTATTCATGTTTAGTAGATGTGTTGAGCAGAGCCGGGAGACTATTTGAGGCATATCAGGTGATACGAGAAATGCCAGTTAAGGTGACTGCAAAAGCTTGGGGTGCTCTTCTTGGGGCATGTCGGACTTATGGAGAGTTAGAGCTTGCCGAGATTGCAGGGAAAGCTTTGTCTGAGATTGAACCTGATAATCCTGCCAACTATGTGCTGTTGGCTAGAATATATTCTAGTCAAGGGAGACATGAGGAAGCTGAAAGAATGAGAAGTGAAATGAAGGAGAAGGGAGTGAAGGCTGCCCCTGGTAGTAGTTGGATAGTTTATCAGGATTGA